One genomic window of Novosphingobium aureum includes the following:
- the motA gene encoding flagellar motor stator protein MotA — protein sequence MFAIIGVVILLVMVFGGFAMTGGALGPVMHAIPHEMLIIGGAAVGAVVTGNSMHELKALGAGMAKVFKGPTHNKQDHIDAIILTTRLMKILRSEGPVALESHVNEPASSSLFAEFPRILANHALTGLICDTLTLIVVSSGTLEVHAVEDVMDNAMKTHFHEFHEPQHAIQNLADALPALGIVAAVLGVVKTMGSIDEPPSVLGEMIGSALVGTFMGVLLAYGIVAPMAGRLKQINDQDEMIFHCVKQVIIASLHGWPQPLVVESARSGLGHAFRPGLSELLDAMRGR from the coding sequence ATGTTCGCGATCATCGGCGTCGTCATCCTGCTGGTGATGGTCTTCGGCGGCTTCGCCATGACCGGCGGTGCGCTCGGGCCGGTCATGCACGCGATCCCGCACGAGATGTTGATCATCGGCGGCGCGGCGGTGGGCGCGGTCGTCACCGGCAATTCGATGCACGAGCTGAAAGCGCTCGGCGCAGGGATGGCCAAGGTGTTCAAGGGCCCCACCCACAACAAGCAGGACCACATCGACGCGATCATCCTCACCACCCGGCTGATGAAGATCCTGCGCTCCGAAGGCCCGGTGGCGCTCGAGAGCCACGTCAACGAGCCCGCCTCCTCCTCGCTCTTCGCCGAATTCCCGCGCATCCTCGCCAACCACGCGCTGACCGGCCTGATCTGCGACACGCTCACGCTGATCGTGGTCTCCTCGGGCACGCTCGAGGTCCATGCCGTCGAGGACGTTATGGACAACGCGATGAAGACTCACTTCCACGAATTCCACGAGCCCCAGCACGCGATCCAGAATCTCGCCGACGCGCTGCCCGCCCTGGGCATCGTCGCCGCCGTGCTGGGCGTAGTGAAGACGATGGGCTCGATCGACGAGCCCCCCTCGGTACTGGGCGAGATGATCGGCTCGGCGCTGGTCGGCACCTTCATGGGCGTGCTGCTCGCCTACGGCATCGTCGCGCCGATGGCCGGGCGGCTCAAGCAAATCAACGACCAGGACGAGATGATCTTCCACTGCGTCAAGCAGGTGATCATCGCCAGCCTCCACGGCTGGCCTCAGCCGCTGGTGGTCGAGAGCGCGCGCTCGGGCCTCGGCCACGCCTTCCGCCCCGGCCTCTCCGAGCTGCTTGACGCGATGCGGGGCCGCTAG
- a CDS encoding flagellar basal body P-ring protein FlgI — MEPRSRLPLAAWLYRAASLLVAALVAALTALSLALPAPARAERVRDLGQFQGVRSNQLTGYGVVVGLPGTGDDNLEYLTQAMKGVSGRMGLTLPAGISPGLKNAAAVMVTAELPAFAKPGQRIDVTVSTIGKAKSLRGGALILSPLYGADGQIYAMAQGNLAVGGLGISANDGSNLTVNVPTVGRIADGASVERAVATGFDHAPTLRWNLFNADFLTASRIRDAINRRIPGTATVEDGVTLALTLPVASDARASMMAAIEMIEVAPAETAAKVIVNSRTGTVVINSAVRLSPAAISHGKLTVRVDEAPMVVQPAPLSQGQTALEQSSTISTEEESRAVALFEPGASLAQVVDALNMLGVTPSDLVAILEALKQAGALKAEMVII, encoded by the coding sequence ATGGAACCGCGCAGCCGCCTCCCGCTCGCCGCGTGGCTCTACCGCGCCGCCTCGCTGCTCGTCGCCGCGCTGGTGGCGGCGCTGACCGCGCTCTCGCTCGCCCTGCCCGCGCCCGCCCGCGCCGAGCGGGTGCGCGACCTCGGCCAGTTCCAGGGCGTGCGCTCGAACCAGCTGACCGGATACGGCGTCGTCGTCGGCCTGCCCGGTACCGGCGACGACAATCTCGAATACCTCACCCAAGCGATGAAGGGCGTTTCGGGGCGCATGGGGCTGACGCTTCCCGCCGGGATCTCGCCGGGGCTGAAGAACGCGGCCGCGGTCATGGTCACCGCCGAGCTGCCCGCCTTCGCCAAGCCGGGCCAGCGCATTGACGTCACCGTCTCGACCATCGGCAAGGCCAAGTCGCTGCGCGGCGGGGCGCTGATCCTCTCGCCACTCTACGGCGCGGACGGGCAGATCTATGCCATGGCCCAGGGCAACCTCGCGGTCGGCGGGCTCGGCATCTCGGCCAACGACGGCTCCAACCTCACCGTCAACGTGCCCACCGTCGGGCGCATCGCCGACGGCGCCTCGGTCGAACGCGCGGTGGCGACCGGTTTCGACCATGCGCCGACGCTGCGCTGGAACCTGTTCAATGCCGACTTTCTCACTGCCTCGCGCATCCGCGACGCGATCAACCGGCGCATTCCGGGCACCGCCACGGTCGAGGATGGCGTGACCCTCGCGCTGACCCTGCCGGTCGCGAGCGACGCGCGCGCGAGCATGATGGCCGCGATCGAGATGATCGAGGTCGCCCCTGCCGAGACCGCCGCAAAAGTCATCGTCAACTCGCGCACCGGCACGGTGGTGATCAATTCAGCCGTGCGCCTCTCGCCCGCCGCGATCAGCCACGGCAAGCTTACGGTACGCGTCGACGAGGCGCCGATGGTCGTCCAGCCCGCCCCCCTGAGCCAGGGCCAGACCGCCCTTGAACAAAGTTCCACCATCTCCACCGAGGAAGAAAGCCGCGCGGTCGCGCTGTTCGAGCCGGGCGCTTCGCTGGCGCAAGTGGTCGATGCGCTCAACATGCTGGGCGTGACCCCGTCCGACCTCGTCGCGATCCTCGAGGCGCTCAAGCAGGCCGGTGCGCTCAAGGCCGAAATGGTGATCATATGA
- a CDS encoding flagellar basal body L-ring protein FlgH encodes MAPEARHPARSPVVAGCLASLLAMVLAFALAASPAQARKKEPKPSSFEPSLPVRPADPGAAPASGSIFAAAAGYAPLYRGTRAGAVGDPVTIALVETTSASKSVNSKSQKGGAGGIVPPSAGLLSFLNPNALNASSSSSFNGQGSAAQTSALASTLSVTIAEVRSNGTALVRGEKTMLLSQGDEWIRFSGIVRLADIDADNVVPSTRVADAHVEYSGNGALQRASRQGWLGRFFNMISPF; translated from the coding sequence ATGGCCCCGGAGGCGAGGCATCCGGCACGATCCCCTGTCGTCGCCGGGTGTCTCGCCAGCCTTCTGGCCATGGTCCTCGCCTTCGCGCTCGCCGCCAGCCCGGCACAGGCGCGCAAGAAGGAGCCGAAGCCGAGCAGCTTCGAGCCCAGCCTGCCGGTGCGTCCCGCCGATCCGGGCGCTGCACCGGCCAGCGGCAGCATCTTCGCGGCAGCGGCAGGCTACGCCCCGCTCTATCGCGGCACCCGCGCGGGCGCGGTGGGCGATCCGGTGACCATCGCGCTCGTCGAGACGACCAGCGCCTCCAAGTCGGTCAATTCGAAAAGCCAGAAGGGCGGCGCGGGCGGCATCGTGCCGCCGAGTGCCGGGCTGCTCTCGTTCCTCAACCCCAATGCCCTTAACGCAAGCTCGTCCTCGTCGTTCAATGGTCAGGGAAGCGCGGCGCAGACCAGCGCGCTCGCCTCGACGCTTTCCGTCACCATCGCCGAAGTGCGCAGCAACGGCACCGCGCTCGTCAGGGGAGAAAAGACAATGCTGCTCAGCCAGGGCGACGAATGGATCCGCTTTTCGGGGATCGTGCGCCTCGCCGACATCGACGCCGACAATGTCGTGCCCTCGACCCGCGTCGCCGACGCCCATGTCGAGTACTCGGGCAATGGCGCGCTCCAGCGAGCCAGCAGGCAAGGCTGGCTTGGCCGCTTCTTCAACATGATCTCGCCGTTCTGA
- a CDS encoding flagellar basal body rod protein FlgB: MSREIFGIHGRALELRSQRMGLIAANIANAATPGYKARDIDFTDALARSETGTDPASAAEGALRYRVPVMPALDGNTVELQNEQLAFSENALGYSTTLEFIRGRVDTLKRALRGD; this comes from the coding sequence ATGTCACGCGAGATCTTCGGCATTCACGGCAGGGCGCTCGAACTGCGTTCGCAGCGCATGGGCCTGATCGCCGCCAACATCGCCAATGCCGCGACGCCCGGCTACAAGGCGCGTGACATCGACTTCACCGATGCGCTCGCCCGCAGCGAGACCGGCACCGACCCTGCTTCCGCCGCCGAGGGCGCGCTGCGCTACCGCGTGCCGGTGATGCCCGCCCTCGACGGCAACACGGTCGAGCTGCAGAACGAGCAGCTCGCCTTCTCCGAGAACGCGCTGGGCTATTCGACCACGCTTGAATTCATCCGTGGCCGGGTCGACACGCTCAAGCGTGCACTGCGCGGAGACTGA
- a CDS encoding rod-binding protein: protein MSLAPLSPASVPAALALAPGSGMTSPQATEGMQLHAAAQQFEAIFVRQMLAAARQTSFAPEGPFSGQAIETFRQMRDEQFADVAARSGAFGLASAIEAQLARFVPASEQKEG, encoded by the coding sequence ATGAGCCTCGCGCCTCTCTCCCCTGCGAGCGTTCCTGCCGCGCTCGCGCTCGCGCCGGGCAGCGGCATGACCTCTCCGCAGGCCACCGAAGGCATGCAGTTGCACGCCGCCGCGCAGCAGTTCGAAGCGATCTTCGTGCGCCAGATGCTCGCCGCCGCGCGCCAGACCAGCTTCGCCCCCGAGGGACCGTTTTCGGGACAGGCAATCGAGACCTTCCGCCAGATGCGCGACGAACAGTTTGCCGACGTGGCGGCGCGCAGCGGGGCTTTCGGTCTTGCCAGCGCGATCGAGGCGCAACTGGCGCGCTTCGTTCCCGCATCCGAGCAGAAGGAAGGCTGA
- the flgG gene encoding flagellar basal-body rod protein FlgG, protein MPSSALQVARTGLEAQDTRMRVIANNLANVSTTAFKRDRANFATLAYQDARVAGAQSSNETSYAIGLNLGTGVGVQSTSRMEVQGSLQMTGNSLDLALDGDGYFQISLPGGQLAYTRAGNFSRTAEGLLVTSQGYAVQPPITIPEDATTISISEDGTVSAQLAGQSDPTQLGQITIASFTNPQGLQAASDNFMLETGASGPAQIGIAGEQGRGHIRQAMLEASNVNVVEELVDMIETQRAYEINSKMISAVDEMLRNANQTL, encoded by the coding sequence ATGCCCTCATCCGCCCTTCAGGTCGCCCGCACCGGGCTCGAAGCCCAGGACACGCGCATGCGCGTGATCGCCAACAACCTCGCCAACGTCTCGACGACCGCGTTCAAGCGCGACCGCGCCAACTTCGCGACGCTCGCCTATCAGGATGCGCGCGTGGCAGGCGCGCAGTCCTCGAACGAGACCAGCTACGCCATCGGCCTCAATCTCGGCACCGGGGTGGGCGTGCAGTCGACCTCGCGCATGGAAGTGCAGGGATCGCTGCAGATGACCGGCAACAGCCTCGACCTTGCGCTGGACGGCGACGGCTATTTCCAGATCAGCCTGCCCGGCGGCCAGCTCGCCTATACCCGTGCGGGCAACTTCAGCCGCACTGCCGAGGGGCTGCTGGTGACCAGCCAGGGCTATGCCGTCCAGCCGCCGATCACCATTCCCGAGGACGCGACGACGATCTCGATCTCGGAGGACGGCACCGTCTCGGCGCAGCTTGCCGGGCAGTCGGACCCGACCCAGCTGGGGCAGATCACCATCGCCAGCTTCACCAATCCGCAAGGGCTGCAGGCGGCCTCGGACAACTTCATGCTCGAGACCGGGGCAAGCGGCCCGGCGCAGATCGGCATCGCGGGCGAGCAGGGCCGCGGCCACATCCGCCAGGCCATGCTCGAGGCCTCGAACGTCAACGTGGTCGAGGAACTGGTCGACATGATCGAGACGCAGCGCGCCTACGAGATCAATTCGAAGATGATCTCGGCGGTCGACGAGATGCTGCGCAACGCCAACCAGACGCTGTGA
- a CDS encoding flagellar hook assembly protein FlgD, with amino-acid sequence MTVTALNAATGTTASSASAKTSLSDLDQGDFLKLMLAQMQQQDPFNPTDQTEMLAQMAQFSSLAGTTEMADTLKTISAKLDTLVSAEAATGEALASLTARLAASTAAEPA; translated from the coding sequence ATGACCGTCACCGCACTCAACGCCGCCACGGGCACGACCGCCTCGTCGGCGAGCGCCAAGACCTCGCTCTCCGATCTCGATCAGGGCGACTTCCTCAAGCTGATGCTCGCGCAGATGCAGCAGCAGGATCCGTTCAACCCGACCGACCAGACCGAGATGCTGGCGCAGATGGCGCAGTTCTCCTCGCTCGCCGGGACCACCGAGATGGCCGACACGCTCAAGACCATCTCGGCCAAGCTCGACACGCTGGTGAGCGCCGAAGCGGCAACCGGCGAGGCCCTCGCGTCCCTCACCGCCCGGCTTGCCGCCAGCACTGCGGCCGAGCCCGCCTGA
- a CDS encoding MotA/TolQ/ExbB proton channel family protein, with the protein MSIPPDPPIPTISPDMLARSLADIADPGAALIVVGGTLLATLLRCGIGDTGAALVSLRRLVLRRRFSAARLRAQLAGHVQDLQRDGVIRSQASESGDAEFDEATRALVAARSLGPLRSAHLAHKRRRTERTMRAVRTFNQAADLSPVLGLAGTLVSLTQLPQGGAASSAGGDFTGAISMAVLTTLYGLLLGNMVFAPLSRLVARRAAQEERARQSVYDWLEQQAALGLPRMPLPEARPVQRARPAAEVAPAPVKADAGADKAAGEDA; encoded by the coding sequence TTGTCCATTCCGCCTGATCCCCCCATCCCGACCATCTCGCCCGACATGCTGGCGCGCAGCCTTGCCGACATCGCCGATCCCGGCGCCGCGCTGATCGTGGTCGGGGGAACCTTGCTGGCGACGCTGCTTCGCTGTGGCATCGGCGATACCGGCGCGGCGCTGGTCTCGCTGCGCCGGCTCGTGCTGCGCCGCCGGTTCAGCGCCGCGCGCCTGCGCGCGCAGCTCGCCGGTCACGTGCAGGACTTGCAGCGCGACGGCGTCATCCGCTCGCAGGCGTCCGAGAGCGGCGATGCCGAGTTCGACGAGGCGACCCGCGCACTCGTCGCCGCGCGCTCGCTCGGCCCGCTGCGCAGCGCGCATCTCGCGCACAAGCGCCGCCGCACCGAGCGCACCATGCGCGCGGTGCGCACCTTCAATCAGGCCGCCGACCTCTCGCCGGTGCTGGGGCTCGCCGGTACGCTCGTTTCGCTCACGCAACTTCCGCAAGGTGGCGCAGCCTCGAGCGCGGGCGGGGACTTTACCGGCGCGATCTCGATGGCGGTGCTGACAACGCTTTACGGTCTGCTGCTCGGCAACATGGTCTTCGCCCCGCTCTCGCGCCTCGTCGCCCGCCGCGCCGCGCAGGAGGAGCGCGCGCGCCAGTCGGTCTACGACTGGCTCGAACAGCAGGCCGCACTCGGCCTGCCGCGCATGCCGCTACCCGAGGCCAGGCCGGTGCAGCGGGCCAGGCCTGCCGCCGAGGTCGCGCCCGCACCGGTGAAAGCCGACGCGGGCGCCGATAAAGCTGCCGGAGAGGACGCGTGA
- the flgK gene encoding flagellar hook-associated protein FlgK: MSSDLISIARSGTRAARVALDVTANNIANASSEGYVRRSASLTEIAVSSVSTVPSAINLAGVHVTGVVRNADLFRQSEVRRTGADAARANAELQGLENVEAAIEQTGIYTSIVDLEAAFQQLLSDPTDGSLRAAALEKSRNVAQTFNVTAQSLDAVGEGLRFEAQDGVDEVNRIAAELARVNLRLTRSADLSSDQTALFDQRDKLLQDLSRHADVSTGFAADTGVVTVKLGGSAGPALVDGGASGTLAMAKAADGTVSFTLDGNALAVSSGALAGKGQALAQLASSRAGLDAIAGDLVTTINTVQTGGVDLAGNAGQPLFSGTGASDIALVATSGNAIATAPAGAGANSRDTANLVALRAAIAAANPAGAIDGVLFEVSSAVAARQVTRDALESIASTARVALQAQAGVDLDQEAVNLVRFQQAFQANGRVIQVASDIFDSILAIR, translated from the coding sequence ATGTCTTCCGACCTCATCTCGATTGCGCGCAGCGGCACCCGCGCCGCGCGGGTCGCGCTCGACGTGACCGCCAACAACATCGCCAACGCCTCTTCCGAAGGCTACGTGCGCCGCTCGGCCTCGCTCACCGAGATCGCGGTCAGTTCGGTCTCGACGGTTCCGAGCGCAATCAACCTCGCGGGCGTCCACGTCACCGGGGTGGTGCGCAATGCCGACCTGTTCCGCCAGTCCGAAGTGCGCCGCACCGGCGCCGACGCCGCACGTGCCAATGCCGAACTGCAGGGTCTGGAGAACGTCGAGGCGGCAATCGAGCAGACCGGCATCTACACCAGCATCGTCGACCTCGAGGCCGCCTTCCAGCAGCTGCTCTCCGATCCCACCGACGGCTCGCTGCGCGCAGCTGCGCTCGAGAAGAGCCGCAATGTCGCACAGACCTTCAACGTCACCGCGCAGAGCCTCGACGCGGTAGGCGAAGGCCTGCGCTTCGAGGCGCAGGACGGGGTCGACGAAGTCAACCGCATCGCCGCCGAACTGGCACGCGTAAACCTGCGCCTGACCCGCAGCGCCGACCTCTCGAGCGACCAGACCGCGCTGTTCGATCAGCGTGACAAGCTGCTTCAGGATCTCTCCCGACATGCCGACGTCTCGACCGGCTTTGCCGCCGATACCGGGGTCGTCACCGTGAAGCTCGGCGGTTCGGCGGGCCCGGCGCTCGTCGATGGCGGCGCTTCGGGCACCCTCGCGATGGCTAAGGCTGCCGACGGAACCGTCTCGTTCACGCTCGACGGCAATGCCCTTGCCGTGAGCTCGGGCGCGCTTGCGGGCAAGGGACAGGCGCTCGCCCAGCTCGCGAGTTCGCGCGCGGGGCTCGATGCCATCGCTGGCGATCTCGTCACCACGATCAACACCGTGCAGACAGGCGGCGTCGACCTTGCCGGCAATGCGGGCCAGCCGCTGTTCTCGGGCACGGGTGCCAGTGACATCGCGCTCGTCGCGACCAGCGGCAACGCCATCGCGACCGCCCCCGCGGGCGCCGGGGCGAACAGCCGCGACACCGCCAACCTCGTCGCCCTGCGCGCGGCGATCGCCGCGGCCAATCCGGCCGGCGCCATCGACGGCGTGCTGTTCGAGGTCTCGAGCGCGGTCGCGGCAAGGCAGGTCACCCGCGATGCGCTCGAATCGATCGCCAGCACCGCGCGCGTCGCGCTTCAGGCGCAGGCGGGGGTCGATCTCGACCAGGAGGCGGTCAACCTCGTGCGTTTCCAGCAGGCCTTCCAGGCCAATGGCCGGGTCATCCAGGTGGCCTCGGACATCTTCGATTCCATCCTGGCCATCCGCTGA
- a CDS encoding flagellar hook-basal body complex protein has product MSYYTSLTGLKNAQTDLNVISHNIANAETSGFKKSSTAFADIVSASILTDPALTTGIGARVSAIKQEFSLGPIEQTGSALDLAINGEGFFTVVSPLSGQTQYTRAGSFTVDGNGYIRNAQNARLQVYPVDATGAITSTTTLQDVQIPATNTAGEEFAGVTINSSGQVIATYADGENDILGVVALGTFIAPTGLKQLGNASWQASGTSGAASYGQPGTGLFGALMAGSIERSNVDIAEELVSLITAQRNFQANAKAVDTATQISQTIINLRN; this is encoded by the coding sequence ATGTCCTACTATACCTCGCTGACCGGCCTGAAGAACGCCCAGACCGATCTCAACGTGATCTCGCACAACATCGCCAACGCCGAGACCTCGGGCTTCAAGAAGAGCTCGACCGCCTTCGCCGACATCGTCTCGGCCTCGATCCTGACCGACCCGGCGCTGACCACCGGCATCGGCGCGCGGGTGAGCGCGATCAAGCAGGAGTTCTCGCTCGGCCCGATCGAGCAGACCGGCAGCGCGCTCGACCTCGCGATCAACGGCGAGGGCTTCTTCACCGTGGTCTCCCCGCTTTCGGGCCAGACCCAGTACACCCGCGCAGGCTCGTTCACCGTCGATGGCAACGGCTACATCAGGAACGCGCAGAACGCGCGGCTGCAGGTCTACCCGGTCGATGCAACCGGTGCGATCACCTCGACGACGACGCTGCAAGACGTGCAGATCCCGGCGACCAACACCGCGGGCGAGGAATTTGCGGGCGTCACCATCAATTCGAGCGGGCAGGTCATCGCGACCTATGCCGATGGCGAGAACGACATCCTCGGCGTCGTCGCACTGGGGACCTTCATCGCCCCGACCGGGCTCAAGCAGCTGGGCAATGCCAGCTGGCAGGCCTCGGGCACGTCGGGTGCGGCAAGCTACGGCCAGCCGGGCACCGGGCTGTTCGGCGCGCTCATGGCCGGTTCGATCGAACGCTCGAACGTCGACATCGCCGAGGAGCTGGTCTCGCTGATCACCGCGCAGCGCAACTTCCAGGCCAATGCCAAGGCGGTCGATACCGCGACGCAGATCTCGCAGACGATCATCAACCTGCGCAACTGA
- a CDS encoding flagellar basal body rod protein FlgF has protein sequence MDRLIYTALSGMANSMTCERVIANNMANAQTIGFKAEILNATPMTLEGPQVEVRALSSAEVRGASMKDGAVVDTGNPLDVALSGDAMLAVQASDGGEAYTRRGDLSITVTGVLQNGEGLPVLGENGPVTLPPGGKVTIAPDGAVLVKDPATPEEPPQRIDRLRLVSTTGSAVVKQLAGQFRVPGGAGQPFGVLPADENARLIPGALEQSNVSPSEVLVEMVAAQRLFDIRTKLIDTARQLDEGGARLMRIE, from the coding sequence ATGGACCGCCTGATCTACACCGCCCTGTCGGGCATGGCCAACTCGATGACCTGCGAGCGCGTCATCGCCAACAACATGGCCAATGCCCAGACCATCGGCTTCAAGGCCGAGATCCTCAACGCCACGCCGATGACGCTGGAGGGACCGCAGGTCGAAGTACGCGCGCTTTCGAGCGCCGAAGTGCGCGGCGCCTCGATGAAGGACGGCGCGGTGGTCGATACCGGCAATCCGCTCGACGTCGCGCTGAGCGGCGATGCGATGCTGGCGGTGCAGGCGAGCGACGGCGGCGAGGCCTATACCCGGCGCGGCGATCTCTCGATCACCGTGACCGGCGTGTTGCAGAACGGCGAGGGCCTGCCGGTGCTGGGCGAGAACGGCCCGGTCACCCTGCCCCCCGGCGGCAAGGTGACGATCGCCCCCGACGGCGCCGTGCTGGTCAAGGACCCGGCGACGCCCGAGGAACCGCCGCAGCGCATCGACCGGCTGCGGCTGGTCTCGACCACCGGCTCCGCGGTGGTCAAGCAGCTGGCCGGCCAGTTCCGCGTGCCCGGCGGGGCAGGCCAGCCCTTCGGCGTGCTCCCCGCCGACGAGAACGCGCGGCTGATCCCCGGCGCGCTCGAGCAGTCCAACGTCAGCCCCAGCGAAGTCCTCGTCGAGATGGTCGCGGCACAGCGCCTCTTCGACATCCGCACCAAGCTCATCGACACCGCCCGCCAGCTCGACGAGGGCGGCGCGCGGCTGATGCGCATCGAATAG
- the flgC gene encoding flagellar basal body rod protein FlgC: MTIFTLAQRAMSAQLVRMNAAASNLANAGSVAASEEDAYKPIRAVFAEDFDRASGLASVDLRGVVREQAAALREHTPDHPLADANGDVWAAPVDENAEMVEMLEASRQYQNLVEALSTTKQLMLETMRLK; this comes from the coding sequence ATGACGATCTTCACCCTCGCCCAGCGCGCCATGTCGGCCCAGCTGGTGCGTATGAACGCGGCGGCCTCCAACCTCGCCAACGCAGGCAGCGTCGCGGCCAGCGAAGAGGATGCCTACAAGCCGATCCGCGCGGTCTTCGCCGAGGACTTCGACCGCGCGAGCGGCTTGGCCAGCGTCGACCTGCGCGGCGTGGTGCGCGAACAGGCCGCGGCACTGCGCGAGCACACCCCCGATCACCCTCTCGCCGATGCCAACGGCGACGTCTGGGCCGCCCCGGTCGATGAGAACGCCGAGATGGTCGAGATGCTCGAGGCCTCGCGCCAGTACCAGAACCTGGTCGAGGCCCTCTCCACCACCAAGCAGCTCATGCTCGAAACGATGAGGCTCAAATGA
- a CDS encoding flagellar motor protein MotB: MAKKKDEPLPPIIVKKVTVVEGGHHGGAWKVAYADFVTAMMAFFLLLWILGATTEKQRKGIADYFTPTLVQTRNKSAGSAGGLLGGSSITDADNYPHAMGQTGTKTLTIPRDTTGGAKEGGSKVKRTARAKQSLEEKLRSSERLRRLAKQVRLVDTTQGVRIDLVDDADFSMFRLGTTVLTPDAAELLGAIAQAVAPDGGGLTIRGHTDALPFLPGTVGNNWSLSAGRAEATRQALLRDGIGEDRFRRIEGVADKELLIPADPNDPRNRRISITVLD; this comes from the coding sequence GTGGCCAAGAAGAAGGACGAGCCGCTCCCGCCGATCATCGTCAAGAAGGTGACGGTGGTCGAGGGCGGCCACCACGGCGGTGCCTGGAAGGTGGCCTATGCCGACTTCGTCACCGCGATGATGGCCTTCTTCCTGCTGCTGTGGATCCTGGGCGCCACTACCGAGAAGCAACGCAAGGGCATTGCCGACTACTTCACCCCGACGCTGGTCCAGACGCGCAACAAGTCGGCGGGTTCGGCGGGCGGACTCCTCGGCGGCTCCTCGATCACCGATGCCGACAACTACCCGCACGCCATGGGCCAGACCGGCACCAAGACGCTGACCATCCCTCGCGACACCACAGGCGGTGCCAAGGAGGGCGGCTCGAAGGTCAAGCGCACCGCGCGCGCCAAGCAGTCGCTCGAGGAAAAGCTGCGTTCGAGCGAGCGGCTGCGCCGTCTCGCCAAGCAGGTGCGGCTGGTCGACACCACGCAAGGCGTGCGCATCGACCTCGTCGACGATGCAGACTTCTCGATGTTCCGCCTTGGCACCACCGTGCTCACCCCCGATGCTGCCGAACTGCTCGGCGCGATCGCGCAGGCCGTCGCGCCCGACGGCGGCGGGCTCACCATTCGCGGCCATACCGATGCCCTGCCCTTCCTGCCCGGCACCGTGGGCAACAACTGGTCGCTCTCCGCCGGACGCGCCGAGGCCACCCGCCAGGCGCTGCTGCGCGACGGCATCGGCGAAGACCGCTTCCGCCGCATCGA
- a CDS encoding flagellin N-terminal helical domain-containing protein, with protein MPILSTSTSAFYERARGDMKTLRSHAENLQKQLGSGQRLTRSSDNPVAASRLRGLARLEALSAIDTANADRASADLTLADAALSDIGDALVRAQELATQAASATLNDTQRKAIGEELAQIHATLFSLANARDSNGHALFGGETGGDAYALDGSGNALYVGTNATGSLPLGEGQSVPRAITGPQAFAFTDGGGSATDAMAVVKTLADALKGAAADPAGAARDALASLQSGLDTVTTAQTVVGTRLVWIDITDQRRIDLQELRSAEEAEIGDTDLALTIATLQETLTVLEASQASFTKLAGLSLFDQLR; from the coding sequence GTGCCGATCCTCTCCACCAGCACCAGCGCCTTCTACGAAAGGGCGCGCGGCGACATGAAGACGCTGCGCTCGCATGCCGAGAACCTGCAGAAACAGCTCGGCTCGGGCCAGCGCCTGACCCGCTCCTCGGACAACCCGGTCGCCGCCTCGCGGCTGCGCGGATTGGCCCGGCTCGAGGCGCTCTCGGCGATCGATACCGCCAATGCCGACCGCGCCAGCGCCGACCTGACCCTGGCCGACGCGGCGCTGAGCGACATCGGCGATGCACTGGTGCGCGCGCAGGAACTAGCGACGCAGGCCGCCAGCGCGACGCTCAACGACACCCAGCGCAAGGCCATCGGCGAGGAACTGGCGCAGATCCACGCGACCCTGTTCTCGCTCGCCAATGCGCGCGATTCCAACGGCCATGCGCTGTTCGGCGGCGAGACCGGGGGCGATGCCTATGCGCTCGATGGCAGCGGCAATGCGCTCTACGTCGGCACCAATGCCACCGGCAGCCTGCCGCTGGGCGAAGGACAGAGCGTGCCGCGCGCAATCACCGGGCCGCAGGCTTTCGCCTTCACCGACGGCGGCGGCAGTGCGACCGACGCCATGGCCGTGGTCAAGACGCTCGCCGATGCGCTGAAGGGTGCCGCCGCCGATCCCGCCGGGGCCGCGCGCGACGCACTCGCTTCGCTGCAGTCCGGGCTCGACACGGTGACCACTGCGCAGACCGTGGTCGGCACCCGGCTCGTGTGGATCGACATCACCGACCAGCGCCGCATCGACCTGCAGGAACTGCGCTCGGCCGAGGAGGCCGAGATCGGCGACACCGATCTCGCGCTGACCATCGCCACCCTGCAGGAAACCCTCACCGTGCTCGAGGCGAGCCAGGCCAGCTTCACCAAGCTCGCCGGGCTCAGCCTGTTCGACCAGTTGCGCTGA